The Stomatobaculum sp. F0698 genomic sequence GAATCGTCCAAGTTAAAACTCACTCAGGAAGAGCTGAGATTCCTTGAGACGGGTACTAGATAGTCAGTGCTGAGGGTGAGAATGTGGTTTTTCTATGAAAAGTAATGCTCAAATACAATTTTTTCAAGGAGGGAAAGACACATGAAGGCAAAGAGAATCATCAGTATTGCGACGGCAGCTATGCTTACGGTTAGTTTAATGGGGTGCGGAAACTCATCTTCCGCAGGATCCTCGTCGGATACGCAGGCGGCATCCGACCAGAGTCAGACCACAGGCAGCGTCTCCGGCGGAAGTGTCGCGAATAAGGATAAACCGATTGCGTGGTTTAACAAACAGCCTTCCAACAGTACGACCGGAGAGTTGGATATGCAGGCGTTACACTTTAACGACAAGACCTACTATGTCGGTTTTGATGCCAATCAAGGTGCGGAGCTACAGGGCGAGATGGCATTAGACTATATCAAAAAACACGCTAAGGATATAGACCGGAACGGAGACGGCATTATCGGATATGTACTTGCCATCGGAGATATCGGACACAATGACTCGCTGGCTCGTACCAGAGGCGTTCGGAAAGCTTTCGGTACCGGAATAGAAAAAGATGGACTCATTAACCCGGACCCGATCGGAACCAACACGGACGGAAGCTCACATATCGTAAAAGACGGTACCATTGAAGTAGACGGTAAAACCTACGTAATCCGAGAGCTGGCTTCGCAGGAAATGAAGAACTCGGCGGGAGCAACATGGGATGCCGCTACCGCGGGAAATGCAATCATCACGTGGAGTGCTTCCTTCGGAGATTCGATTGATATGGTTGCTTCGAACAACGACGGCATGGGAATGTCGATGTTCAATGCGTGGAGCAAGGAGAAGGGAGTTCCGACTTTCGGTTACGACGCCAATGCAGATGCGGTTGCGGCAATTGCGGATGGTTATGTTGGGACAATCAGTCAGCACGCAGATGTACAGGCATATTTGACACTAAGAGTTCTGCGTAACTCTCTGGACGGCGTAGATATAAGCTCCGGAATCAGCAAGCCTGACGAGGCGGGGAATGTTCTCTCCGACGAAGTTTATCGCTACGATGAAGATACCCGCTGCTTTTATGCACTCAACGTGGCAATTACACAGGAAAACTACAAGGAGCATATGGATTCGACCAAAGTATATGAGCCGGTCAGCAAGCAGTTGGATGTGACAAAGCACGCCACCAAGAAGGTTTGGTTATGTATTTATAATGCTGCGGATAACTTCCTGGGTTCCACCTACCAGCCGTTGTTGAAGCAGTACGATGACATTCTGAACCTTGATGTAGAATATATCGGTGGTGACGGTCAGACTGAGTCGAATATCACGAACCGCTTGGGCAATCCGAATCAGTATGATGCTTTTGCAATCGACATGGTGAAAACTGACAACGCAGCGTCTTATACCGCATTGCTGAGCGAGTAAAAGAATAATGAAATGAAGGGCTTGCCGGGGGATCCCGGCAAGCCCTTTTCGTAGGCGAATGAGAACGAAGAGTAATGTGTCCGGCAGTACAGATTCTTTCGGACATTCCGGCACGAGTACTTCATAGATGCTTCTTACAAGAAACTGTTTTTTCTCACAGATACATGAAAACAAATGTAATATTAAGCGTGATGAGAAAAATCGTGTCGACCCG encodes the following:
- a CDS encoding substrate-binding domain-containing protein; the encoded protein is MKAKRIISIATAAMLTVSLMGCGNSSSAGSSSDTQAASDQSQTTGSVSGGSVANKDKPIAWFNKQPSNSTTGELDMQALHFNDKTYYVGFDANQGAELQGEMALDYIKKHAKDIDRNGDGIIGYVLAIGDIGHNDSLARTRGVRKAFGTGIEKDGLINPDPIGTNTDGSSHIVKDGTIEVDGKTYVIRELASQEMKNSAGATWDAATAGNAIITWSASFGDSIDMVASNNDGMGMSMFNAWSKEKGVPTFGYDANADAVAAIADGYVGTISQHADVQAYLTLRVLRNSLDGVDISSGISKPDEAGNVLSDEVYRYDEDTRCFYALNVAITQENYKEHMDSTKVYEPVSKQLDVTKHATKKVWLCIYNAADNFLGSTYQPLLKQYDDILNLDVEYIGGDGQTESNITNRLGNPNQYDAFAIDMVKTDNAASYTALLSE